Proteins from a genomic interval of Nitrosomonas sp.:
- a CDS encoding ATP-binding protein has protein sequence MSESLPLMLKELRLPAFGQHYRHFQDQAAEHAWSYSQYLAALCEQEVAQRFQSRISNWTHEARLPRGKSFATLALTELPQAAQKKIITLRDNTYWASQADNVLLIGPSGVGKSHVAAALGLHLIEQGIRVKWISATALVQLLQQARKELDLMSAMTRLDKYRVLIVDDIGYVKKTDSETQVLFDFIAHRYESGSLIITSNQPFSQWDQIFPDTMMTVAAIDRIIHHATIIEIDSESYRRKNQKKS, from the coding sequence ATGTCTGAATCGCTCCCACTGATGCTCAAGGAACTCAGACTCCCTGCCTTTGGCCAGCATTACCGGCACTTCCAGGATCAAGCCGCAGAACACGCCTGGAGCTACAGCCAATATCTCGCCGCCCTGTGCGAACAGGAAGTCGCCCAGCGCTTCCAAAGCAGAATCAGCAACTGGACGCATGAAGCCAGACTACCGCGCGGCAAAAGCTTTGCCACTCTGGCTCTGACCGAACTGCCTCAAGCCGCTCAGAAAAAAATCATCACGCTGCGCGACAATACCTACTGGGCGAGCCAGGCAGACAATGTGTTGCTGATCGGCCCATCCGGTGTCGGCAAATCACATGTGGCGGCAGCATTAGGGTTGCATTTGATTGAACAAGGCATTCGCGTCAAATGGATATCAGCTACCGCACTGGTTCAACTCCTGCAGCAAGCCAGGAAAGAACTGGACTTGATGTCCGCCATGACGCGGCTGGATAAATACCGTGTACTGATCGTTGATGATATCGGCTATGTCAAAAAGACCGATTCGGAAACACAAGTATTGTTTGACTTCATTGCCCATCGCTATGAAAGCGGAAGTCTCATCATTACTTCAAACCAGCCTTTTAGCCAGTGGGATCAAATCTTCCCTGACACCATGATGACTGTTGCCGCCATCGACCGGATCATCCATCACGCAACCATCATCGAAATCGACAGTGAAAGTTATAGGAGGAAAAACCAGAAAAAATCATGA